Proteins from one Bacteroidota bacterium genomic window:
- a CDS encoding NAD(P)-dependent oxidoreductase, with protein sequence MNVIGIIREGKQPADLRTPLTPQQCVEVMQNFPEVKIIVQPSSARCFKDEAYINAGIEVKEDLSECDILLGVKEVPIKELLANKTYLFFSHTIKKQAHNRNLLRHILRNNITLIDYETLVWEAGNRIIGFGRFAGLVGTHYAFLMWGKKYGFYNLKAANECIDLADMIKQYNDLILPPMKIVLCGDGRVAHGCLELLRKLKIHQVSQEEFVDNNYNEPVYVHLRSEDYYVRKDGKRWDKADFYKHPEDYISAFQPYYQKADIMLNGIFWKQDIPTFFSHEEMKSSNFRIKVISDITCDIPGPLPSTVKSTTIENPFYGYNAFLEKEVEAFLPNSIDVQAVGNLPCELPVDASTEFGEQLLRHVLPNLLIEDKDKIIAHATIAKNGSLTEKYSYLKDYVA encoded by the coding sequence ATGAATGTAATTGGAATTATAAGAGAAGGTAAGCAACCCGCAGATTTAAGAACACCTTTAACACCTCAGCAATGTGTAGAGGTAATGCAAAATTTCCCCGAAGTAAAGATAATTGTACAGCCATCTTCAGCTAGATGTTTTAAGGATGAAGCTTATATAAATGCCGGAATTGAAGTTAAAGAGGATTTATCGGAATGTGATATTCTTTTAGGAGTAAAAGAAGTTCCTATAAAGGAATTACTGGCCAATAAAACGTATTTGTTTTTTTCGCATACTATCAAGAAACAGGCTCATAATAGAAATTTACTTCGCCATATTTTAAGAAATAATATTACGCTTATTGATTATGAAACTCTGGTGTGGGAGGCTGGCAACAGAATTATTGGTTTTGGCCGCTTTGCCGGATTAGTGGGTACTCACTATGCCTTTTTAATGTGGGGCAAGAAATATGGATTTTATAATTTGAAAGCAGCTAATGAGTGTATTGATTTAGCTGATATGATTAAACAGTATAATGATCTGATATTACCTCCGATGAAAATTGTTTTATGTGGAGATGGTAGAGTGGCTCATGGTTGTTTGGAGTTGTTGCGTAAACTGAAAATTCATCAGGTTAGTCAGGAAGAGTTTGTTGATAATAATTATAATGAACCTGTTTATGTTCATTTAAGAAGTGAAGACTATTATGTAAGAAAAGACGGGAAGAGGTGGGATAAAGCTGATTTTTATAAACACCCTGAAGATTACATCAGTGCTTTTCAACCTTATTATCAAAAAGCGGATATTATGTTAAATGGAATTTTTTGGAAACAGGATATTCCTACTTTCTTTTCGCATGAAGAGATGAAAAGCAGTAATTTCAGAATTAAGGTAATCAGTGATATTACTTGTGATATTCCAGGGCCTTTACCCTCAACTGTTAAAAGTACTACTATTGAAAATCCTTTTTATGGTTACAATGCATTTTTAGAAAAGGAAGTAGAAGCTTTTTTACCCAATTCTATTGATGTACAAGCGGTGGGTAATTTACCTTGTGAATTGCCTGTAGATGCTTCGACTGAATTTGGAGAACAATTGTTAAGACATGTATTGCCAAATTTGCTAATTGAGGATAAGGATAAAATAATAGCACATGCTACTATAGCAAAGAATGGTAGTTTAACTGAAAAATATAGTTACCTAAAAGATTACGTAGCTTAA
- a CDS encoding ABC transporter transmembrane domain-containing protein, with protein MAKRGGFNNNEKQIEVGKAPINKETLSEALALFSYLRPYRFKFIWGLVFIALSAISTLAFPILLGKMIDAASPGLSNELPSGNNPIQQSIGFDLKSVQLGLNTILVLIFVQLTLQTVFSFMRIYLFTEVGEKSLADMRKDLYTKLLTMPMSFYTEQRVGELSSRISSDLSQIQDAISLTLAEFLRGLFTLVVGLSVIFIISSKLAFAMLAVVPVIAVLAVVFGLRIRKMSRKAQDQLAESGTIVNETFQGIAIVKAFSSEANEIKRYTKSIFGVVDTAISNARYRGAFVSFMIFSVFGAIAFVMWIGANMIKTGDLTIGDLTMFVIISGFVGGTFAGFADMFSQLQKTLGATQRVRELMREKGEDVAIVETAVDTKYKLEGAVEFKNVAFAYPSRLDVTVLNNINLVANIGQQIALVGPSGAGKSTIASLLLQFYKATEGNIFYDGKNVNEIPLSQLRKQLAYVPQDVMLFGGTLYENIAYGNPLANEAEVIEAAKKANALDFIMAFPDKMQTIVGERGIKLSGGQRQRIAIARAILKNPAILILDEATSALDSESESLVQEALDNLMRDRTTFVIAHRLSTIRKADKILLIDKGVVAEQGTHDDLIKNEKGVYRKLVELQIDSF; from the coding sequence ATGGCGAAACGCGGAGGATTTAATAATAACGAAAAACAAATTGAGGTAGGGAAAGCTCCAATTAACAAAGAAACTTTATCGGAAGCATTGGCTTTATTTTCATACTTACGTCCTTATCGATTTAAGTTTATTTGGGGCTTGGTATTTATAGCTTTATCTGCTATATCGACATTGGCATTTCCTATTTTGTTAGGAAAAATGATTGATGCTGCTTCTCCCGGTTTATCTAATGAGTTGCCTAGTGGTAATAATCCAATTCAACAATCAATAGGTTTTGATTTGAAATCGGTTCAATTGGGTTTGAATACTATTTTGGTATTGATATTTGTACAACTGACCTTGCAAACGGTTTTCTCTTTTATGAGAATTTATTTGTTTACTGAAGTAGGTGAAAAATCGTTGGCTGATATGCGTAAGGATTTATATACTAAATTACTTACCATGCCAATGAGCTTTTATACTGAACAACGTGTGGGGGAATTAAGCAGTAGAATATCGTCTGACTTATCGCAAATACAGGATGCTATTTCTTTGACACTGGCTGAATTTTTACGTGGCTTATTTACTTTGGTAGTTGGGCTATCTGTTATCTTTATTATATCGTCTAAGTTGGCTTTTGCTATGTTGGCAGTGGTACCTGTTATAGCTGTATTAGCAGTTGTATTTGGTTTACGCATTAGAAAAATGTCGAGAAAAGCCCAAGACCAGTTGGCGGAAAGTGGAACCATTGTAAATGAAACTTTTCAAGGTATAGCTATAGTTAAAGCTTTTAGTAGTGAGGCTAATGAAATAAAACGTTATACGAAAAGTATTTTTGGTGTGGTTGATACGGCTATTTCTAATGCACGATATAGGGGAGCGTTTGTATCGTTTATGATATTCAGTGTTTTTGGTGCGATTGCTTTTGTGATGTGGATTGGTGCTAATATGATAAAAACAGGGGATTTAACGATTGGAGATTTGACCATGTTTGTTATTATTTCCGGTTTTGTTGGAGGAACATTTGCAGGTTTTGCTGATATGTTCAGCCAACTACAAAAAACATTGGGTGCTACGCAAAGGGTAAGGGAATTAATGCGTGAAAAAGGGGAGGATGTGGCTATTGTTGAAACGGCTGTTGATACTAAGTATAAGTTGGAAGGTGCTGTTGAATTTAAAAATGTAGCTTTTGCTTACCCAAGCAGATTGGATGTTACTGTATTGAACAATATTAATTTAGTTGCTAATATTGGTCAGCAAATTGCTTTGGTTGGCCCAAGTGGAGCAGGTAAATCAACTATAGCTTCTTTGTTATTGCAGTTTTATAAGGCTACTGAAGGCAATATATTTTATGATGGAAAGAATGTAAATGAAATTCCATTGAGTCAATTGCGCAAACAGTTAGCATATGTGCCTCAAGATGTAATGTTGTTTGGCGGGACGCTGTATGAAAACATTGCTTATGGTAATCCTTTAGCCAATGAAGCGGAAGTAATAGAGGCTGCTAAAAAAGCAAATGCATTAGACTTTATTATGGCATTTCCTGACAAAATGCAAACTATAGTAGGGGAAAGAGGTATTAAACTTTCGGGTGGACAACGCCAACGTATTGCTATTGCCAGAGCTATTTTAAAGAACCCGGCTATTTTAATTTTGGATGAGGCTACGAGTGCATTGGATAGTGAGAGTGAAAGTTTGGTACAGGAAGCGTTGGATAATTTGATGCGTGACAGAACTACTTTTGTGATTGCACATCGTTTATCAACTATACGTAAGGCTGATAAAATACTGCTTATTGATAAAGGTGTTGTAGCAGAACAAGGCACGCACGATGATTTAATAAAAAATGAAAAGGGTGTTTATAGGAAATTAGTTGAATTGCAAATTGATTCATTTTAA
- a CDS encoding ABC transporter substrate-binding protein, with protein sequence MRRKVNVLLILLCFAINVFAQSDTVIRVALIMPFCGKQLIHSPNNKNAELANACREYYQGMLIACDTLRKAGYDIEITVFDTERDSVKFLKILNKEEVQNAHFIIGPVVKEGQLMMQNYNNKKNAYQLSPLFTFTKTKINNPKSISAYPDLSFYADYVYAHLTNLIGTGNLIVLTGKDAADKALANRFKELSKPGAGIKVKTLELTKKAELDKLFSVDKPNTILFACDDESQINAVLNTLNDTTVDYKISTYGLRKMLDFKSIDLALWENCNMHIVTPFYVDYSKELAKKFIETYRIYYETEPSEYAIVGYDQFFYSMYVYKQTNGNLKKAHKVAAIPLMSNQFLYKEKTETQGLQNGYLNILKVSQDGLQKVD encoded by the coding sequence ATGAGAAGAAAAGTTAATGTACTACTTATTTTATTGTGCTTTGCCATTAATGTATTTGCGCAAAGTGATACGGTAATCAGGGTTGCTTTAATTATGCCTTTCTGTGGTAAGCAACTCATTCATTCTCCCAATAATAAAAATGCTGAATTGGCTAATGCCTGCAGAGAGTATTACCAGGGAATGTTAATAGCTTGTGATACTTTACGCAAGGCCGGTTACGATATTGAAATTACTGTATTTGATACGGAGCGTGATTCGGTAAAATTCCTTAAAATTTTAAATAAAGAGGAAGTACAGAATGCTCATTTTATAATTGGGCCTGTAGTAAAGGAAGGCCAATTGATGATGCAGAATTACAACAACAAGAAAAATGCTTATCAATTATCTCCTCTATTTACATTTACAAAAACAAAAATTAATAATCCTAAATCTATATCAGCTTACCCTGATTTAAGTTTTTATGCTGATTATGTATATGCGCATTTAACAAACCTGATTGGAACAGGAAATTTGATTGTTTTAACAGGAAAGGATGCAGCTGACAAAGCTTTGGCAAACAGATTTAAGGAACTTTCAAAACCGGGAGCCGGTATAAAAGTAAAAACGCTTGAGCTTACTAAAAAAGCGGAATTGGATAAACTTTTTAGTGTAGATAAACCCAACACTATTTTATTTGCTTGTGATGATGAAAGCCAAATAAATGCAGTTTTAAATACTTTGAATGATACTACTGTTGATTATAAAATAAGTACTTATGGTTTAAGAAAGATGTTGGATTTTAAGTCGATTGATTTAGCGCTTTGGGAAAATTGCAATATGCATATTGTAACTCCTTTTTACGTTGACTATTCAAAAGAGTTGGCCAAGAAATTTATTGAAACATACCGTATTTATTACGAAACGGAGCCCAGTGAATATGCTATTGTAGGATATGACCAGTTTTTTTATAGCATGTATGTGTACAAGCAAACGAATGGAAATTTAAAAAAGGCTCATAAGGTGGCTGCTATACCATTGATGTCTAATCAATTTTTATATAAGGAAAAAACGGAGACGCAGGGTTTACAAAATGGATATTTAAATATTCTTAAAGTAAGTCAGGATGGATTGCAAAAAGTAGATTAA